From the genome of Fusobacterium perfoetens, one region includes:
- a CDS encoding Cof-type HAD-IIB family hydrolase, whose amino-acid sequence MRYKAVISDLDGTLLNGEHKISEYTKNVIKKIIGQGVKFIIATGRHHTDALCFKNQLGADSYLVSANGSKVHDNENHEIIVHNIPKDLTEKLLNVKVSSDIIRGVYAGDNWFTEIHVSEFDEYHVESGFKPKVVDFEKLKGQEISKIFFISENIKGLEELEKELRANKEFVEKLDITASLDNCLEVMIKEATKGNAVIEILEKEGILPEEAIAFGDGLNDKEMLTVVGKGVIMGNASDKLKALLPDFEVIGTSSEDSEAHYLEKIYK is encoded by the coding sequence GTGAGATATAAAGCAGTTATTTCTGATCTTGACGGAACATTGTTAAATGGAGAACATAAGATATCAGAATATACAAAAAATGTAATAAAAAAAATAATTGGGCAGGGAGTAAAATTTATAATTGCAACAGGAAGACATCATACAGATGCTCTTTGTTTTAAAAATCAGTTAGGAGCAGATTCATATTTAGTTTCAGCAAATGGTTCTAAAGTACATGATAATGAAAATCATGAAATAATAGTTCACAATATACCAAAAGATCTTACAGAGAAACTTTTAAATGTAAAAGTTTCTTCTGATATAATAAGGGGGGTATACGCAGGAGATAATTGGTTCACAGAAATTCATGTTTCTGAATTTGATGAATATCATGTTGAATCAGGATTTAAACCAAAAGTTGTAGATTTTGAAAAGTTAAAAGGACAGGAAATTTCAAAAATTTTCTTTATAAGTGAAAATATAAAAGGACTTGAAGAACTTGAAAAAGAACTAAGAGCAAACAAAGAGTTTGTAGAAAAATTAGATATAACAGCTTCTTTAGATAATTGTCTTGAGGTTATGATAAAAGAAGCAACAAAAGGAAATGCTGTTATAGAAATTCTTGAGAAAGAAGGAATTCTTCCTGAAGAAGCTATAGCTTTTGGAGATGGGCTTAATGATAAAGAGATGCTTACAGTTGTTGGAAAAGGTGTTATTATGGGAAATGCCAGTGATAAATTAAAAGCTCTTCTTCCAGATTTTGAAGTGATAGGAACATCTTCAGAGGATTCTGAAGCACATTATTTAGAAAAGATATATAAATAA
- a CDS encoding FAD-dependent oxidoreductase, producing MKKILIIGGVAGGASAAARLRRHSEEDQIVMFEKGPHVSFSNCCLPYHLSGVVESADNLVLMSPEKFMKQYRIEARVNNEVINIDRAKKEVTVKNSVTGEEYTENYDKLILSMGAKPIVPKIPGIENVNTFTIRNVVDIDRLNKFIKNMDSKNVTVIGGGFIGVETVENLKEAGFNVTLVEAAAQIMKPFDYDMVQILHKEIYDKGVNLILGDKVVGFEKDTVILESGKKIEAQAVVMAIGVTPETELAVKAGIELGKTGAIKVNQNYMTNDRDIYAVGDGIEVYSSLFNDYFKLSLAGPAQKEARSVADHINGMRIDNRGYIGSSVIKVFDYNGASTGLTEAAIKERKLNINYETVDMIPGDRVGLMPEARPAHFKLIYEVPTGRVLGAQAIGKGEVCKRIDVIATVIKFGGTIDDLKDLELCYAPPFGTAKDITNFAGYIATNLMNDDFRQVHFHEVRELVENGAFIIDVREKDEYDLSHLNTSVNIPMSEIRERINEIPKDRPVYIHCRSGQRSYNVCLLLSHLGFTNIWNISAGFMGISFYEFFNDKAMNRKPILTNYNFD from the coding sequence ATGAAAAAAATACTTATAATCGGTGGTGTTGCAGGTGGAGCTTCAGCTGCTGCAAGACTTAGAAGACACAGCGAAGAAGACCAAATAGTTATGTTTGAAAAAGGACCTCATGTATCTTTTTCAAATTGTTGTTTGCCTTATCATCTTAGTGGAGTAGTGGAAAGTGCAGATAATCTAGTTCTTATGTCGCCTGAAAAATTTATGAAACAATACAGAATAGAAGCAAGAGTCAATAATGAAGTAATCAATATTGATAGAGCTAAAAAAGAGGTAACTGTTAAAAATTCTGTTACTGGGGAGGAGTATACTGAAAATTATGATAAACTTATTTTATCAATGGGAGCAAAACCAATAGTTCCAAAAATCCCTGGTATTGAAAATGTAAATACTTTCACAATTAGAAATGTTGTGGATATTGATAGATTAAATAAATTTATAAAAAATATGGATTCTAAAAATGTTACAGTAATCGGTGGAGGATTTATTGGTGTTGAAACTGTAGAAAATCTGAAAGAAGCAGGATTCAATGTAACTCTTGTAGAGGCTGCGGCTCAAATAATGAAACCATTTGACTATGATATGGTACAAATTCTTCACAAAGAGATTTATGATAAAGGAGTAAATCTTATCCTTGGAGATAAAGTAGTAGGATTTGAGAAAGACACTGTTATTCTTGAATCTGGAAAGAAAATAGAAGCTCAGGCTGTTGTTATGGCAATAGGTGTAACTCCTGAAACAGAACTTGCTGTAAAAGCAGGAATTGAACTTGGAAAAACAGGGGCAATTAAAGTAAATCAAAACTATATGACAAATGATAGAGATATATACGCTGTTGGAGATGGAATAGAAGTTTACAGCTCTCTATTCAATGATTACTTCAAACTTTCTTTAGCAGGACCTGCTCAAAAAGAAGCAAGAAGTGTAGCAGACCATATAAATGGAATGAGAATAGATAACAGAGGATATATAGGTTCATCAGTTATAAAAGTATTTGATTACAATGGAGCTTCAACAGGACTTACAGAAGCAGCAATTAAAGAAAGAAAATTAAATATAAACTATGAAACTGTAGATATGATTCCAGGAGATAGAGTTGGACTTATGCCAGAAGCAAGACCTGCTCACTTTAAATTAATTTATGAAGTTCCTACAGGAAGAGTTCTTGGAGCACAAGCTATTGGTAAAGGAGAGGTTTGCAAAAGAATAGATGTTATAGCAACAGTTATTAAATTTGGAGGAACAATAGATGATCTTAAAGATTTAGAACTTTGTTACGCACCGCCTTTCGGAACAGCAAAAGATATAACAAACTTTGCAGGATACATTGCAACAAACTTAATGAACGATGATTTCAGACAAGTTCATTTCCATGAAGTTAGAGAGTTAGTTGAAAATGGAGCATTTATAATAGATGTAAGAGAAAAAGATGAATACGACTTAAGTCATCTTAATACATCTGTAAATATTCCTATGAGTGAAATCAGAGAGAGAATAAATGAAATTCCTAAGGATAGACCTGTATATATTCACTGCAGAAGTGGACAAAGAAGTTACAATGTATGTTTATTATTAAGTCATCTTGGATTTACAAATATTTGGAATATTTCAGCAGGATTTATGGGAATATCATTCTATGAATTTTTCAATGATAAAGCAATGAATAGAAAACCTATTTTAACAAACTACAATTTTGACTAA